One window from the genome of Balearica regulorum gibbericeps isolate bBalReg1 chromosome 18, bBalReg1.pri, whole genome shotgun sequence encodes:
- the ACOX1 gene encoding peroxisomal acyl-coenzyme A oxidase 1 isoform X3 produces the protein MAASGPWSQDNWHLRPNRNGTCFVHRGRPEPLDLHLGMFLPTLLTQATPEQQDRFFMPAWNLEIIGTYAQTEMGHGTHLRGLETTATYDPATQEFILNSPTVTSIKWWPGGLGKTSNHAIVLAQLYTQGQCKGLHAFIVPIRQLGTHEPLPGITVGDIGPKFGYDEMDNGYLKMDNFRIPRENMLMKYAQVEPDGTYVKPLSDKLTYGTMVFIRSLIVGDSARSLSRACTIAIRYSAVRHQSELKPGEPEPQILDYQTQQYKLFPLLATAYAFHFVGAYIKDTYHRISGDINEGDLSELPELHALTAGLKAFTSWTANAGIEECRMACGGHGYSRCSGIPDIYVTFTPSCTYEGENTVMMLQTARFLIKSYTQVSSGQQVTGMVSYLNDLSRQRIQPQHVAARSVTVRINDPVSLVEAYKARAARLVEAAAKNLQTELNHRKSKDDAWNRTSVDLVRASEAHCHYVIVKLFTAKLSEISNAAVRAVMTDLCLLYALYGISKNAGDFLQASILTDAQITQVNQRVKELLAIIRPNAVALVDSFDFHDVHLGSVLGRYDGNVYENMFEWAKKSPLNKTQVHESFHKHLKPMQAKL, from the exons ATGGCTGCCTCTGGTCCGTGGAGTCAAGATAATTGGCACCTACGCCCAAACCGAAATGGGACATG CTTTGTTCATCGTGGACGTCCTGAGCCTCTGGACCTTCATCTGGGCATGTTCCTCCCCACCCTTCTCACCCAGGCaaccccagagcagcaggatcGCTTCTTCATGCCTGCCTGGAACCTGGAGATCATTGGCACTTATGCCCAGACTGAAATGGGCCATG gAACTCATCTTCGGGGTCTAGAAACTACAGCTACTTACGACCCTGCTACTCAGGAATTCATCCTCAACAGCCCCACTGTGACCTCTATTAAGTGGTGGCCAGGTGGAC TTGGAAAGACATCGAACCATGCCATTGTTCTGGCTCAGCTCTACACTCAGGGCCAGTGCAAAGGGCTGCATGCCTTCATTGTTCCCATACGGCAGCTGGGCACCCATGAACCTTTGCCAg GTATTACAGTGGGCGACATTGGGCCAAAATTTGGTTATGATGAAATGGATAACGGCTACCTGAAAATGGACAACTTCAGAATTCCTCGCGAAAACATGCTGATGAAATATGCCCAG gTTGAACCAGATGGCACCTATGTGAAACCACTTAGTGACAAGCTAACCTACGGCACCATGGTATTCATCCGATCTCTCATTGTAGGCGACTCGGCTCGCTCCCTGTCCCGGGCTTGTACCATTGCCATCCGCTATAGTGCAGTGAGACACCAGTCTGAGCTAAAGCCAGG AGAACCAGAACCCCAGATCTTGGACTATCAGACCCAACAATACAAACTCTTTCCTCTCCTGGCAACAGCATATGCTTTTCACTTTGTGGGAGCCTACATAAAAGACACCTATCATCGCATTAGTGGAGACATCAATGAAGGGGATCTGAGTGAGCTGCCAGAG CTCCACGCACTGACAGCAGGGCTGAAGGCATTCACTTCCTGGACTGCCAATGCTGGTATTGAGGAATGTCGGATGGCATGTGGTGGGCATGGCTATTCCCGCTGCAGTGGCATTCCTGACATCTATGTCACATTCACCCCATCCTGCACCTATGAGGGAGAAAACACAGTCATGATGCTGCAGACAGCTAG GTTCCTCATCAAAAGCTACACCCAAGTTAGTTCTGGGCAGCAGGTTACTGGCATGGTGTCCTACCTTAACGATCTCTCCAGGCAACGCATTCAGCCACAGCATGTGGCTGCCAGGAGTGTGACTGTGCGCATCAACGATCCAGTCAGCTTGGTTGAGGCCTACAAAGCACGTGCTGCCCG GCTTGTAGAAGCGGCAGCAAAGAATTTGCAAACTGAACTGAAccacagaaagagcaaagacGATGCCTGGAACAGAACTTCTGTTGATCTTGTGCGAGCATCTGAG GCGCACTGTCACTATGTGATAGTGAAGCTTTTCACAGCAAAGCTGTCTGAGATCAGTAATGCAGCTGTCCGTGCTGTCATGACTGATCTGTGTCTCCTGTATGCACTCTATGGGATCAGTAAGAATGCAGGGGATTTCTTGCAG gcgAGTATTCTGACCGATGCCCAAATTACTCAAGTGAACCAGCGTGTGAAAGAGCTCCTGGCTATAATTCGTCCCAACGCAGTAGCGCTAGTAGACTCCTTTGACTTTCATGACGTTCATCTTGGATCTGTGCTTGGCCGGTATGATGGCAATGTCTACGAGAACATGTTTGAGTGGGCAAAGAAATCCCCACTGAACAAAACACAG GTTCATGAGTCTTTCCACAAACACCTGAAGCCGATGCAAGCCAAGCTGTGA
- the ACOX1 gene encoding peroxisomal acyl-coenzyme A oxidase 1 isoform X1: MMMVNADLRRERAAATFQPELLTHILDGGAERTRRRKEIEALVINDPDFQHEDLNFLSRSQRYEQAIRKSSLMVMKLREYGIADPEEIYWFKSFVHRGRPEPLDLHLGMFLPTLLTQATPEQQDRFFMPAWNLEIIGTYAQTEMGHGTHLRGLETTATYDPATQEFILNSPTVTSIKWWPGGLGKTSNHAIVLAQLYTQGQCKGLHAFIVPIRQLGTHEPLPGITVGDIGPKFGYDEMDNGYLKMDNFRIPRENMLMKYAQVEPDGTYVKPLSDKLTYGTMVFIRSLIVGDSARSLSRACTIAIRYSAVRHQSELKPGEPEPQILDYQTQQYKLFPLLATAYAFHFVGAYIKDTYHRISGDINEGDLSELPELHALTAGLKAFTSWTANAGIEECRMACGGHGYSRCSGIPDIYVTFTPSCTYEGENTVMMLQTARFLIKSYTQVSSGQQVTGMVSYLNDLSRQRIQPQHVAARSVTVRINDPVSLVEAYKARAARLVEAAAKNLQTELNHRKSKDDAWNRTSVDLVRASEAHCHYVIVKLFTAKLSEISNAAVRAVMTDLCLLYALYGISKNAGDFLQASILTDAQITQVNQRVKELLAIIRPNAVALVDSFDFHDVHLGSVLGRYDGNVYENMFEWAKKSPLNKTQVHESFHKHLKPMQAKL, from the exons ATGATGATGGTGAACGCGGACCTGCGGAGGGAGCGGGCCGCCGCCACCTTCCAGCCCGAGCTGCTCACCCACATCCTGGATGGCGGCGCCGAGCGCACCCGCCGCCGCAAGGAGATCG AGGCCTTAGTTATTAATGACCCTGACTTCCAGCACGAGGATTTGAACTTCCTGTCCCGTAGCCAACGCTATGAGCAAGCCATCAGGAAGAGCTCTCTGATGGTGATGAAGTTAAGAGAGTATGGAATTGCAGATCCGGAGGAGATCTACTGGTTTAAAAG CTTTGTTCATCGTGGACGTCCTGAGCCTCTGGACCTTCATCTGGGCATGTTCCTCCCCACCCTTCTCACCCAGGCaaccccagagcagcaggatcGCTTCTTCATGCCTGCCTGGAACCTGGAGATCATTGGCACTTATGCCCAGACTGAAATGGGCCATG gAACTCATCTTCGGGGTCTAGAAACTACAGCTACTTACGACCCTGCTACTCAGGAATTCATCCTCAACAGCCCCACTGTGACCTCTATTAAGTGGTGGCCAGGTGGAC TTGGAAAGACATCGAACCATGCCATTGTTCTGGCTCAGCTCTACACTCAGGGCCAGTGCAAAGGGCTGCATGCCTTCATTGTTCCCATACGGCAGCTGGGCACCCATGAACCTTTGCCAg GTATTACAGTGGGCGACATTGGGCCAAAATTTGGTTATGATGAAATGGATAACGGCTACCTGAAAATGGACAACTTCAGAATTCCTCGCGAAAACATGCTGATGAAATATGCCCAG gTTGAACCAGATGGCACCTATGTGAAACCACTTAGTGACAAGCTAACCTACGGCACCATGGTATTCATCCGATCTCTCATTGTAGGCGACTCGGCTCGCTCCCTGTCCCGGGCTTGTACCATTGCCATCCGCTATAGTGCAGTGAGACACCAGTCTGAGCTAAAGCCAGG AGAACCAGAACCCCAGATCTTGGACTATCAGACCCAACAATACAAACTCTTTCCTCTCCTGGCAACAGCATATGCTTTTCACTTTGTGGGAGCCTACATAAAAGACACCTATCATCGCATTAGTGGAGACATCAATGAAGGGGATCTGAGTGAGCTGCCAGAG CTCCACGCACTGACAGCAGGGCTGAAGGCATTCACTTCCTGGACTGCCAATGCTGGTATTGAGGAATGTCGGATGGCATGTGGTGGGCATGGCTATTCCCGCTGCAGTGGCATTCCTGACATCTATGTCACATTCACCCCATCCTGCACCTATGAGGGAGAAAACACAGTCATGATGCTGCAGACAGCTAG GTTCCTCATCAAAAGCTACACCCAAGTTAGTTCTGGGCAGCAGGTTACTGGCATGGTGTCCTACCTTAACGATCTCTCCAGGCAACGCATTCAGCCACAGCATGTGGCTGCCAGGAGTGTGACTGTGCGCATCAACGATCCAGTCAGCTTGGTTGAGGCCTACAAAGCACGTGCTGCCCG GCTTGTAGAAGCGGCAGCAAAGAATTTGCAAACTGAACTGAAccacagaaagagcaaagacGATGCCTGGAACAGAACTTCTGTTGATCTTGTGCGAGCATCTGAG GCGCACTGTCACTATGTGATAGTGAAGCTTTTCACAGCAAAGCTGTCTGAGATCAGTAATGCAGCTGTCCGTGCTGTCATGACTGATCTGTGTCTCCTGTATGCACTCTATGGGATCAGTAAGAATGCAGGGGATTTCTTGCAG gcgAGTATTCTGACCGATGCCCAAATTACTCAAGTGAACCAGCGTGTGAAAGAGCTCCTGGCTATAATTCGTCCCAACGCAGTAGCGCTAGTAGACTCCTTTGACTTTCATGACGTTCATCTTGGATCTGTGCTTGGCCGGTATGATGGCAATGTCTACGAGAACATGTTTGAGTGGGCAAAGAAATCCCCACTGAACAAAACACAG GTTCATGAGTCTTTCCACAAACACCTGAAGCCGATGCAAGCCAAGCTGTGA
- the ACOX1 gene encoding peroxisomal acyl-coenzyme A oxidase 1 isoform X2, whose translation MMMVNADLRRERAAATFQPELLTHILDGGAERTRRRKEIEALVINDPDFQHEDLNFLSRSQRYEQAIRKSSLMVMKLREYGIADPEEIYWFKRTCLGNFPEPFGLHFSMFQKTLETQTTDAQKEKWLPLVRGVKIIGTYAQTEMGHGTHLRGLETTATYDPATQEFILNSPTVTSIKWWPGGLGKTSNHAIVLAQLYTQGQCKGLHAFIVPIRQLGTHEPLPGITVGDIGPKFGYDEMDNGYLKMDNFRIPRENMLMKYAQVEPDGTYVKPLSDKLTYGTMVFIRSLIVGDSARSLSRACTIAIRYSAVRHQSELKPGEPEPQILDYQTQQYKLFPLLATAYAFHFVGAYIKDTYHRISGDINEGDLSELPELHALTAGLKAFTSWTANAGIEECRMACGGHGYSRCSGIPDIYVTFTPSCTYEGENTVMMLQTARFLIKSYTQVSSGQQVTGMVSYLNDLSRQRIQPQHVAARSVTVRINDPVSLVEAYKARAARLVEAAAKNLQTELNHRKSKDDAWNRTSVDLVRASEAHCHYVIVKLFTAKLSEISNAAVRAVMTDLCLLYALYGISKNAGDFLQASILTDAQITQVNQRVKELLAIIRPNAVALVDSFDFHDVHLGSVLGRYDGNVYENMFEWAKKSPLNKTQVHESFHKHLKPMQAKL comes from the exons ATGATGATGGTGAACGCGGACCTGCGGAGGGAGCGGGCCGCCGCCACCTTCCAGCCCGAGCTGCTCACCCACATCCTGGATGGCGGCGCCGAGCGCACCCGCCGCCGCAAGGAGATCG AGGCCTTAGTTATTAATGACCCTGACTTCCAGCACGAGGATTTGAACTTCCTGTCCCGTAGCCAACGCTATGAGCAAGCCATCAGGAAGAGCTCTCTGATGGTGATGAAGTTAAGAGAGTATGGAATTGCAGATCCGGAGGAGATCTACTGGTTTAAAAG AACATGCTTGGGCAATTTTCCTGAACCTTTCGGTCTCCACTTCAGCATGTTTCAAAAAACCTTAGAGACCCAAACGACTGATGCTCAGAAGGAGAAATGGCTGCCTCTGGTCCGTGGAGTCAAGATAATTGGCACCTACGCCCAAACCGAAATGGGACATG gAACTCATCTTCGGGGTCTAGAAACTACAGCTACTTACGACCCTGCTACTCAGGAATTCATCCTCAACAGCCCCACTGTGACCTCTATTAAGTGGTGGCCAGGTGGAC TTGGAAAGACATCGAACCATGCCATTGTTCTGGCTCAGCTCTACACTCAGGGCCAGTGCAAAGGGCTGCATGCCTTCATTGTTCCCATACGGCAGCTGGGCACCCATGAACCTTTGCCAg GTATTACAGTGGGCGACATTGGGCCAAAATTTGGTTATGATGAAATGGATAACGGCTACCTGAAAATGGACAACTTCAGAATTCCTCGCGAAAACATGCTGATGAAATATGCCCAG gTTGAACCAGATGGCACCTATGTGAAACCACTTAGTGACAAGCTAACCTACGGCACCATGGTATTCATCCGATCTCTCATTGTAGGCGACTCGGCTCGCTCCCTGTCCCGGGCTTGTACCATTGCCATCCGCTATAGTGCAGTGAGACACCAGTCTGAGCTAAAGCCAGG AGAACCAGAACCCCAGATCTTGGACTATCAGACCCAACAATACAAACTCTTTCCTCTCCTGGCAACAGCATATGCTTTTCACTTTGTGGGAGCCTACATAAAAGACACCTATCATCGCATTAGTGGAGACATCAATGAAGGGGATCTGAGTGAGCTGCCAGAG CTCCACGCACTGACAGCAGGGCTGAAGGCATTCACTTCCTGGACTGCCAATGCTGGTATTGAGGAATGTCGGATGGCATGTGGTGGGCATGGCTATTCCCGCTGCAGTGGCATTCCTGACATCTATGTCACATTCACCCCATCCTGCACCTATGAGGGAGAAAACACAGTCATGATGCTGCAGACAGCTAG GTTCCTCATCAAAAGCTACACCCAAGTTAGTTCTGGGCAGCAGGTTACTGGCATGGTGTCCTACCTTAACGATCTCTCCAGGCAACGCATTCAGCCACAGCATGTGGCTGCCAGGAGTGTGACTGTGCGCATCAACGATCCAGTCAGCTTGGTTGAGGCCTACAAAGCACGTGCTGCCCG GCTTGTAGAAGCGGCAGCAAAGAATTTGCAAACTGAACTGAAccacagaaagagcaaagacGATGCCTGGAACAGAACTTCTGTTGATCTTGTGCGAGCATCTGAG GCGCACTGTCACTATGTGATAGTGAAGCTTTTCACAGCAAAGCTGTCTGAGATCAGTAATGCAGCTGTCCGTGCTGTCATGACTGATCTGTGTCTCCTGTATGCACTCTATGGGATCAGTAAGAATGCAGGGGATTTCTTGCAG gcgAGTATTCTGACCGATGCCCAAATTACTCAAGTGAACCAGCGTGTGAAAGAGCTCCTGGCTATAATTCGTCCCAACGCAGTAGCGCTAGTAGACTCCTTTGACTTTCATGACGTTCATCTTGGATCTGTGCTTGGCCGGTATGATGGCAATGTCTACGAGAACATGTTTGAGTGGGCAAAGAAATCCCCACTGAACAAAACACAG GTTCATGAGTCTTTCCACAAACACCTGAAGCCGATGCAAGCCAAGCTGTGA
- the TEN1 gene encoding CST complex subunit TEN1, translated as MLPGAGVYYFPWEINSSVPDGEALRTFGRLCCYDLVRSEAILTTQHSSAQYRVCVDTTFVEPFQAQLGSRYMVLGEAEHREGEGPVVKARILTCVEGMNVSLLEQAIQEQRKYFNERQEQMGNSTC; from the exons ATGCTGCCAGGTGCTGGTGTCTATTACTTCCCATGGGAGATCAACAGCTCAGTCCCAGACGGGGAGGCGCTGAGGACGTTTGGCAG GTTATGCTGCTATGACTTGGTCCGGTCCGAAGCCATTCTCACCActcagcacagctcagctcagTACCGGGTCTGTGTCGACACCACGTTTGTGGAGCCATTCCAAGCCCAGCTGGGATCTCGCTACATGGTCCTGGGAGAGGCTGAACACAGGGAAG GTGAGGGTCCAGTGGTAAAGGCACGAATATTGACCTGCGTGGAAGGGATGAATGTGTCCTTGCTGGAACAAGCCATACAGGAGCAGAGGAAATACTTCAACgagaggcaggagcagatggGAAACAGCACATGCTGA
- the CDK3 gene encoding cyclin-dependent kinase 3 isoform X1, translating into MDAFQEVFQKVEKIGEGTYGVVYKARNKRTGQLVALKKIRLDSETEGVPSTAIREISLLKELKHPNIVRLLDVIHSQKKLYLVFEYLNQDLKKYMDSSRTRELPLSLVKSYLFQLLQGVSFCHSHRVIHRDLKPQNLLINEAGAIKLADFGLARAFGVPLRTYTHEVVTLWYRAPEILLGCKYYSTAVDIWSIGCIFAEMVTRKALFPGDSEIDQLFRIFRTLGTPTEVTWPGVTQLPDYKGNFPQWARKEMKDIVPNLDRDGRDLLVVSEGSEQDLETDRMFSNWQRIGTFGTDLPGSALADLCLMLISAIAETLNHRIGLSPGSEAGLSVQVPLGNHCSEGQETFLE; encoded by the exons ATGGATGCCTTCCAGGAGGTGTTTCAGAAGGTGGAGAAGATCGGGGAGGGCACCTATGGCGTGGTGTACAAGGCTCGCAACAAGCGCACAGGGCAGCTGGTGGCCCTCAAGAAGATCCGCTTGGACTC ggagaCGGAGGGCGTCCCCAGCACTGCGATCCGAGAAATCTCACTGCTGAAAGAGCTGAAGCACCCCAACATAGTCAG GCTTCTGGATGTCATACACAGCCAGAAGAAGCTGTATCTGGTGTTTGAGTATCTGAATCAGGACCTGAAGAAATACATGGACTCATCCCGAACCAGAGAGCTTCCTTTAAGCTTGGTCAAG AGCTaccttttccagctgctgcagggtgtGAGCTTCTGCCACTCACACAGAGTCATCCACAGGGACTTGAAGCCACAAAACTTGCTCATTAATGAAGCAGGAGCAATCAAGCTGGCTGATTTTGGATTGGCAAGAGCTTTTGGAGTCCCCCTGCGCACGTACACTCATGAG GTGGTGACTCTGTGGTACCGAGCCCCTGAAATACTACTGGGATGCAAATACTACTCAACTGCTGTGGATATCTGGAGCATCGGCTGCATCTTTGCAGAAATG gtgACCAGGAAGGCCCTGTTTCCAGGGGACTCTGAGATCGATCAGCTCTTCCGGATCTTTCGCACCCTGGGCACTCCCACTGAGGTGACCTGGCCTGGGGTGACCCAGCTGCCTGACTACAAGGGGAACTTTCCCCAGTGGGCACGGAAGGAGATGAAGGATATTGTTCCCAACTTAGATCGAGATGGTAGAGACTTACTGGTGGTGAGTGAGGGCTCAGAACAAGACCTGGAGACAGACAGGATGTTTTCAAACTGGCAAAGAATAGGGACATTTGGGACTGATCTACCTGGCAGTGCATTAGCTGATCTATGTCTAATGCTCATCTCTGCCATTGCAGAAACTCTGAATCATCGAATCGGACTCAGTCCTGGCTCTGAAGCAGGGCTGTCAGTGCAGGTTCCCCTAGGAAACCACTGCAGTGAGGGTCAAGAAACCTTTCTAGAATAA
- the CDK3 gene encoding cyclin-dependent kinase 3 isoform X2, translating to MDAFQEVFQKVEKIGEGTYGVVYKARNKRTGQLVALKKIRLDSETEGVPSTAIREISLLKELKHPNIVRLLDVIHSQKKLYLVFEYLNQDLKKYMDSSRTRELPLSLVKSYLFQLLQGVSFCHSHRVIHRDLKPQNLLINEAGAIKLADFGLARAFGVPLRTYTHEVVTLWYRAPEILLGCKYYSTAVDIWSIGCIFAEMVTRKALFPGDSEIDQLFRIFRTLGTPTEVTWPGVTQLPDYKGNFPQWARKEMKDIVPNLDRDGRDLLVQLLLYDPSRRISAKAALNHQYFWRSPRSPEERRALQRQHR from the exons ATGGATGCCTTCCAGGAGGTGTTTCAGAAGGTGGAGAAGATCGGGGAGGGCACCTATGGCGTGGTGTACAAGGCTCGCAACAAGCGCACAGGGCAGCTGGTGGCCCTCAAGAAGATCCGCTTGGACTC ggagaCGGAGGGCGTCCCCAGCACTGCGATCCGAGAAATCTCACTGCTGAAAGAGCTGAAGCACCCCAACATAGTCAG GCTTCTGGATGTCATACACAGCCAGAAGAAGCTGTATCTGGTGTTTGAGTATCTGAATCAGGACCTGAAGAAATACATGGACTCATCCCGAACCAGAGAGCTTCCTTTAAGCTTGGTCAAG AGCTaccttttccagctgctgcagggtgtGAGCTTCTGCCACTCACACAGAGTCATCCACAGGGACTTGAAGCCACAAAACTTGCTCATTAATGAAGCAGGAGCAATCAAGCTGGCTGATTTTGGATTGGCAAGAGCTTTTGGAGTCCCCCTGCGCACGTACACTCATGAG GTGGTGACTCTGTGGTACCGAGCCCCTGAAATACTACTGGGATGCAAATACTACTCAACTGCTGTGGATATCTGGAGCATCGGCTGCATCTTTGCAGAAATG gtgACCAGGAAGGCCCTGTTTCCAGGGGACTCTGAGATCGATCAGCTCTTCCGGATCTTTCGCACCCTGGGCACTCCCACTGAGGTGACCTGGCCTGGGGTGACCCAGCTGCCTGACTACAAGGGGAACTTTCCCCAGTGGGCACGGAAGGAGATGAAGGATATTGTTCCCAACTTAGATCGAGATGGTAGAGACTTACTGGTG CAATTGCTCCTGTATGATCCCAGCAGGCGCATCTCAGCCAAGGCAGCCCTCAATCACCAGTACTTCTGGAGAAGCCCTCGGAGCCCTGAAGAGCGACGTGCGCTGCAGAGACAGCACAGATGA